In Solanum pennellii chromosome 7, SPENNV200, the following are encoded in one genomic region:
- the LOC107026563 gene encoding uncharacterized protein LOC107026563: MASKIQQLQSQACQASKFVAKHGTAYYKQLLEQNKQYIVEPPTVEKCNELSKQLLYTRMASIPGRYEAFWKELDSVKQMWKNRKELKVEDAGIAALFGLECFAWYCAGEIVGRGFTFTGYYP; the protein is encoded by the exons ATGGCATCAAAGATTCAACAACTGCAATCTCAGGCATGCCAAGCTTCAAAATTTGTTGCCAAGCATGGTACTGCCTACTACAAACAGTTGCTAGAGCAGAACAAGCAGTACATTGTGGAGCCACCCACTGTTGAAAAGTGCAACGAGTTGTCCAAGCAGTTACTCTACACTCGCATGGCAAG CATTCCTGGACGTTATGAGGCATTTTGGAAGGAGCTTGATTCTGTGAAGCAAATGTGGAAGAATAGAAAGGAGTTGAAGGTTGAAGATGCTGGAATTGCAGCGTTGTTTGGTTTGGAGTGTTTTGCATGGTATTGTGCTGGTGAGATAGTAGGAAGAGGGTTTACATTCACTGGTTACTATCCTTGA